The window GAGCACATGTTCTACGGCGCCGACTCGGATAAGCCCTTGTTCCTTTTGCGTAAAATGATCCTAAGCAAGACCTATGAAGAGAGAACAGCAGCCCTGGAAGAACTGTTTCCCTTTGTCAAGGAGGAGATCAAGGCGACCCTGGAAGTCATGGACAATCGGCCCGTGACCCTGCGCCTTCTGGATCCTCCCCTGCATGAATTTGTTCCCCAGGCCCTGGAAAACCAGCAGGAAATCGCCGATGCCCTGCATATTGACATAGAAGAGGTGCACAAGCGCAGCGAACAGCTTTTAGAATCCAATCCCATGATCGGCCACAGGGGCGTGAGACTTGGCATCACCTATCCTGAAATCTCCGAGATGCAGGTGAAAGCCATATTTGAGGCCAGCGCAGAACTGATCAAAGCAGGAAAACATCCCATGCCGGAAATCATGGTGCCTGTAACCTGCAATGAAAAAGAGCTGGCCTTTGTCCAGAAAATTGTGACCAAGTGCCATGAACAGGTGCTTAAAGCTTACGGGTTAGAGACCCTTGACTACCTGTACGGAACTATGATCGAAATCCCGAGGGCGGCGTTGATCGCAGATAAGATGGCAGACTATGCCCAATTTTTCTCCTTTGGCACCAATGATTTAACCCAGATGACATTTGGGTTTTCCAGGGACGATATAGGATCTTTCATGAACGACTATATTGACAATGCGATTCTTAGCTCAGACCCCTTTGAGACCCTGGACCAGGAAGCGGTTGGAAGTCTGGTTACAACAGCGGTGGAACGTGGACGCAGGACCCGGCCGGACATTAAGCTGGGCATCTGCGGAGAACACGGCGGTGACCCCGAATCTGTCCTGTTTTGCCATAAGGCTGGGCTGAACTATGTATCGTGTTCACCCTACCGGGTCCCCATTGCCCGGCTGGCTGCCGCCCAGGCTGCCATTATGTATCCTGACCGCCGGTAAGCTGACCTTCAATAAATTTAAACAAGCCTGGTTACGCCAAGTGACCAGGCTTGCCCTTCAGGGTAAGCCTGCTTCTGCCCGCAGTTTAATCCAAACTTGCAAGACTCACATACGGATTGTAACAGAGTATAGCTGCACATCTTCTCGCAAATTTTTTTAACCATTTAATGCATGGATAGTTCTTGACGATAGTACAATGCGATGGTATAGGTTAACTTAACGTATTAACAATTCGTTCATTTTATTGTTTAGTGTCTGAACGGGAACTCGTTGTTTGGACGGCTCGAATAAGGGCGAATGCCCACAAAGTTGCCTGACTGCAACGTGCTTAAAAATTTAAAACAAAAGCGACCTCGTGGTTGCAAGGCTCGATTTTAACAAATTGGCAAATTTTTCTGCAACGTCGCAGGCGGATAATTTTTCGTTCAAACGCTAACATATCGCATTTAAAAGACCAAGACGCCAATGGAATCGAAGGAGCGGAGCTATGCATAAAAAAAAGGATGAGCCTTCATTGTCTTTCCCTCCTAAAATGGAAATAAAAAGGTGACAAGCAAATGAAACACGTACGAAAAAGAATTCTGGTGACCGGGGGCGCGGGATTTTTAGGTTCCCATCTATGCGAACGACTGGTTGAATACGGCGATGATATTCTATGTGTGGACAACTATTTCACCGGCCAGAAAAAAAATGTGGAGCATCTTTTAGGTGAATCCAATTTTGAGCTGTTAAGGCATGACATTACTTTTCCATTATACGTTGAAGTTGATGAAATTTATAATCTTGCATGCCCTGCATCGCCTATTCATTACCAGTATGATCCGGTACAAACCACAAAAACAAGTGTTCACGGGGCCATAAACATGCTTGGCCTGGCGAAGCGAACAAAGGCCAAAATTCTGCAGGCGTCCACCAGTGAGGTTTACGGAGACCCTCAGGTTCATCCACAAACCGAAGATTATTGGGGACATGTCAATCCAATCGGGCTTCGCTCCTGCTATGACGAAGGGAAACGATGCGCCGAGACCCTGTTTTTTGATTATCATCGCCAACATCACCTGAACATAAAAGTAGCCAGGATATTCAACACCTACGGCCCCAGAATGCATCCGAATGATGGACGCGTAGTATCCAATTTTATTGTTCAGGCCCTCAGGGGCGAACCTATAACCGTCTATGGAGACGGCAGCCAAACAAGATCATTTTGCTATGTGGATGACATGATCAATGCCTTTATTGATTTTATGGCAACACCAGATACTGTTACCGGTCCTTTTAATTTGGGAAATCCTTTGGAATTCAGTATGCTTGAATTGGCTGAAACCATCATCAAGCTTACGAAAACCACATCTCAAATCGTATTTAAACCATTGCCGGCAGATGATCCGACCCAACGCAAACCCGATATTTCCATGGCCAAAGAGCACCTGGGGTGGGAACCCAAGGTCAACCTTGAAGAAGGCCTAATCAATACCATAAATTTCTTTAAAAAAATCGCCGTGTAACGTTAATTTTTATTTTTTTTTTAAAACCATTTAATTCATGAATGGTTCTTGCCGATAATTCACTCAGAAGAAATTAACCCGAAAGTGTTGAACGAATTTCTTGGCCAGAAAAGAATCTTAAAGATTGGTTACAGCAGTATGAAGATGTAATCAAAAAAGCGGAGCTATATTTTGATCGTCCCTTACACCACAACTTATTTTTCGCCAAGCAAAGAATACAGAAGGCTTTCCATATTGATGCTGATCAAGGAGATGCCCCATTCCAGCCAGCACCTTATAGCCGAAAAAAGCCATTTGAGCAGTTCAATGGTCAACATATACATAAAAGAGTTAAAACAGGCAGGCCTGATCACTGTCTCGGGAAGTACAAATCGCACCACAGAGTATCATCTGACCCCAACAGGACAAAAAAAATTATTTCAGGATTTTATCTCTTTTTCATCTGAGGCCGTACAGATTTATGCCTCTGTAAAACGAAAAATCATCCGGTTGCTTAAGCGATATGAAACCAACGGCATTCGAACCGTAGTTCTTTACGGGGCATCTGATACGGCAGAAATCGTCACATCGGCCATCCCCCATACAAGGCTTGTGGTTATAGGCATTGTAGATGGAGATCCTGCCAAACAAGGCCAACTTTTTAACGGTACATTGATTCAGACCCCGGAAGCCATCTCCCAGATTGATCCGGACGCCGTATTGATCACCTCTTTTGCCCGCCAGGATGAAATTTACAGTAATATTGAAGCTATCGTGGGAGACAACATAAAAGTGATAACACTGACGGATCTTGAACATCTTCAAGAGCCACCACTTCAAGAGTTCGCCCGCAAAACCAATAAGAAAGCCACCACCAACCCAATCAAGCAAAACGCTACGATAAAACTATGATTATCGGCAAAAAAAAAATTGGAGAAGAGCATCCCACGTACATTATCGCCGAAGCCGGAATCAATCATAATGGCAGTCTTAAATTAGCAAAAGAATTGGTAGATGCAGCTGTTGACGCAGGTGCCCACGCCGTCAAATTTCAAAAACGGGACCTTGTAAGCCTCTATCCAGAAGATATGCTCAATCACCCTGAAAAGTACGAACAAAATTTTCAGTATATCATTCCTCTTCTTAAAAAATTCGAATTATCCAACAACGATTACCTTGAACTTAGAAGATATGCTGAGGATAAGCCCATTGACTTCATCTGTACCCCGTTTGACATAAACAGTGCAAAATTGATCTACAACGCCGGTATTTCTGCATTTAAAGTAGCCTCGGCGGACCTTACAAATTATCCCCTTTTAGAATACATTGCTTCCAAAGATCTTCCCATTATTATCTCCACGGGAATGGCATACAGGCATGAAATTCAGCAAACCGTCCGTTTCCTGAACGAACGGACCGCAGAATACGCCATTCTCCATTGCCGCAGTGCTTACCCGGTCTGGCCAAGGGATGTGAATCTTAAAATGATCAACTGGCTGAAGCAATTTGATAAACCTGTGGGATATTCGGGGCATGATATCGGCATTGTTATTCCCCTTGTCGCCGCTTCCATGGGGGCCTGCATCATTGAAAAGCATCTGACCCTTGATCCAACCATGGAAGGCAATGACCACAAAGTCAGCCTTGACCCCTACTCATTCAAACGGCTGGTCAGGGATATCGAAATTGCGGATCAGGCCATGGGCAGTCGTAAGCGCTTTCTTCTTCGCGGTGAAGTTCTCAATCGTGAAGTTTTTGCCAAAAGCCTTGCCGCCGCGAAAGATCTTGCCAAAGGCAGTGTTATCAATGAATCCCACATTAAAGTAATGGGACCCGGAAAAGGCCTGCATACTTCCAGAAAAGACGACCTGATTGGAAAGTCCATTCACCGCGATATCCCTAAAGACACATTTTTCTTTGAAGAGGATTTGGAAACAAACAGTAATGGTGGACCACCCCACCCTTCGGTATACTCTTTTCAGAGTAAATGGGGATTGATTGCACGGTTCAATGATTTTTATAACATCATCTCCTTTGATCCTGAGGTTATTGAAATACATCTGGCCGAAAAGGATTTTGCCACCGCCTTTATCCCGGAACGTTCTCATCGGCAGGAGTTGATCATTCATGCCCCGGAATTTATTGATGGTGAGATCATAAACCTATGCCATTCAGATCATGCCGTAAGGTCCAAATCAGTGGATCTTGTCCAAAGAACCATTGCGCTGGCCAATGAAATGAGTCCTTTTTTTCAGGGAACCCCCAAAATTGTGGTTCATCCGGATGCTGTAAGCCTGAAAGAAAAGCTTCCCAAAGGACCTCTTCGAAAAGCCTTAATGCAATCATTGTTTGAAATAGATACCACCGGCGTTGAACTGCTTCTGGAAAATCTGCCCCCCTACCCCTGGCTTTTTGGCGGGGAATGGAAGGGCAATTTTTTCATGGACGCAGACGAAGTCGTTTCCGTCTGCAATGAGGCAGGCCTGAATATAGTTTTTGACCTTTCCCATGCAGCCCTTTACTGCAACGCCAAGGGGACAGACCTCAAAGATTATATTCTAAAAGTGTACCCCTTGATCAGACACCTTCATTTAGCCGATGCCTATGGTGTAGACGGAGAAGGTGTTCAGTTCGGAGAGGGAGACATTGATCTGAACCGTATCATGCCGCTTTTTTCAGATTACAGAGAATCATGGGTTCCTGAAATCTGGCGGGGACATCTCAACAACGGCAAGGCTTTTTTCAAGGCGATCTCCTTAATTTCCAAATATATGGGATAAACCAGACCTCAGTGTTTGAACGATTTATAATTTTTTCTCACAAAGAGAATGCTTTTTACCACGTTCCTTCAATTGTGACGGCACCGGATGGCTCCATTCTGGCCTTTTGCGAACAA is drawn from uncultured Desulfobacter sp. and contains these coding sequences:
- a CDS encoding UDP-glucuronic acid decarboxylase family protein — protein: MKHVRKRILVTGGAGFLGSHLCERLVEYGDDILCVDNYFTGQKKNVEHLLGESNFELLRHDITFPLYVEVDEIYNLACPASPIHYQYDPVQTTKTSVHGAINMLGLAKRTKAKILQASTSEVYGDPQVHPQTEDYWGHVNPIGLRSCYDEGKRCAETLFFDYHRQHHLNIKVARIFNTYGPRMHPNDGRVVSNFIVQALRGEPITVYGDGSQTRSFCYVDDMINAFIDFMATPDTVTGPFNLGNPLEFSMLELAETIIKLTKTTSQIVFKPLPADDPTQRKPDISMAKEHLGWEPKVNLEEGLINTINFFKKIAV
- a CDS encoding winged helix-turn-helix transcriptional regulator yields the protein MIVPYTTTYFSPSKEYRRLSILMLIKEMPHSSQHLIAEKSHLSSSMVNIYIKELKQAGLITVSGSTNRTTEYHLTPTGQKKLFQDFISFSSEAVQIYASVKRKIIRLLKRYETNGIRTVVLYGASDTAEIVTSAIPHTRLVVIGIVDGDPAKQGQLFNGTLIQTPEAISQIDPDAVLITSFARQDEIYSNIEAIVGDNIKVITLTDLEHLQEPPLQEFARKTNKKATTNPIKQNATIKL
- a CDS encoding N-acetylneuraminate synthase family protein; the protein is MIIGKKKIGEEHPTYIIAEAGINHNGSLKLAKELVDAAVDAGAHAVKFQKRDLVSLYPEDMLNHPEKYEQNFQYIIPLLKKFELSNNDYLELRRYAEDKPIDFICTPFDINSAKLIYNAGISAFKVASADLTNYPLLEYIASKDLPIIISTGMAYRHEIQQTVRFLNERTAEYAILHCRSAYPVWPRDVNLKMINWLKQFDKPVGYSGHDIGIVIPLVAASMGACIIEKHLTLDPTMEGNDHKVSLDPYSFKRLVRDIEIADQAMGSRKRFLLRGEVLNREVFAKSLAAAKDLAKGSVINESHIKVMGPGKGLHTSRKDDLIGKSIHRDIPKDTFFFEEDLETNSNGGPPHPSVYSFQSKWGLIARFNDFYNIISFDPEVIEIHLAEKDFATAFIPERSHRQELIIHAPEFIDGEIINLCHSDHAVRSKSVDLVQRTIALANEMSPFFQGTPKIVVHPDAVSLKEKLPKGPLRKALMQSLFEIDTTGVELLLENLPPYPWLFGGEWKGNFFMDADEVVSVCNEAGLNIVFDLSHAALYCNAKGTDLKDYILKVYPLIRHLHLADAYGVDGEGVQFGEGDIDLNRIMPLFSDYRESWVPEIWRGHLNNGKAFFKAISLISKYMG